From Styela clava chromosome 6, kaStyClav1.hap1.2, whole genome shotgun sequence, one genomic window encodes:
- the LOC120331173 gene encoding uncharacterized protein LOC120331173 isoform X3, which yields MEPGIIAAIVILSVELIIIIVVLIYLFSRKKPPATETPKDKATVEAGKFNKDESPEKKKEIPMETKVVDENEEKKEDVKKEEPSPISEKKSEPVLNKMGWVTYGPRRDFDRPADCIQPHSVMWPDASFMKVADRSTLTALSVRAGEINNCLSEQTIALAHLLNKQYKDTSDSSSTFESSSSEESESEPEKTEHKSKPEDKPKSDSESDSDDSKSSTQVIPVVSGLVSTVPPDGENNCDKIEQDVIGPNTDPTKEKNVESAAPSSDEGVGDIEKRPMTSSDTSSSSSSSESETEMEVKKENESDNEKEETMQKENHSSSSSSSSSSSESDNEIIPTPDKPAPVAIIPLQRAEANDSSSSAMHSLENGITLSLRLDNLNDRKSSKTSLSTSSSSSDSSSSSSDEEGIKVIRKYDTMPSNGTVNGDIAVIYDPLQHKVVNMDNFRTRRYSSSSSGSDVDEIVPNHGDEVVAGIINVTKGEKLTISKAISKGLIPEKTGMLLLEAQAATGSVVNPRTTVKLSVSDAVEKGVVDAKYKATLSACEGAYYGYLDPRKNESVPLFEAMRRGIFPRAQGMRLLEAQVATGGIIDPWTGIRYPLSNALAKGLIDQSTAKVLKNPEEHADFFDPNTKQRLSYGNLLSKCIRDLNTGLKFLYLEEKPTSNFAQYQPELLTFRSAFRRKVTLQDLIAAGVVSQRTLDSFNTGDISRDDLYEKLKPYLVGDLPIAGIYNRSTHEVLSICQAVRSGLLRKSTALELLEAQAATGNILDPKTGKQLSVSRAISVGLVDSQFASSLRKAELAVLGYKSAEKNSTISLYEAMKKGLVLEIHAVRLLDAQIATGGLIDPVGGYRIPVSVAVKRGMLDQRLADALANPTPEQKGYYDPNTGENLTYAELLRRTVVDKKRYVGMRLLPLNDKAPNIRIISKGPTRSRKVIIMNPHTNKPMSLKNAVAAGVIDKETARRLQAQQGTFTT from the exons ATGGAACCAGGAATAATTGCTGCAATTGTGATATTGTCTGTCGAACTTATTATCATCATCGTTGTTctgatttatttgttttcaagaaAAAAACCTCCag CTACCGAAACACCGAAAGACAAGGCCACTGTAGAAGCAGGAAAATTCAATAAAGATGAATCACCAGAAAAGAAAA AGGAAATTCCAATGGAAACCAAAGTCGTCGatgaaaatgaggaaaagaagGAAGACGTTAAAAAG GAGGAGCCTTCACCAATTTCTGAAAAGAAATCAGAACCTGTCTTGAACAAaatg GGGTGGGtaacatacggcccgcgacgagattttgaccggcccgctgactgtatccaaccacactctgtaatgtggcccgacgcatcattcatgaaagttgccgatcgctctactctcaccgcactgtcagtgcgagctggtgaaataaacaattgccttagtgaacaaacaattgcgttagcacacttgttaaacaaacaatataag gACACTTCTGACTCAAGCTCCACATTCGAATCTTCCAGCAGCGAGGAATCAGAATCCGAACCTGAAAAAACG GAACATAAATCAAAACCGGAAGACAAACCGAAGTCGGACTCCGAATCTGACTCAGATGATTCAAAATCTTCTACCCAAGTGATTCCAGTGGTATCTGGACTG GTTTCAACAGTCCCACCTGATGGAGAGAACAATTGTGATAAAATTGAACAGGATGTCATTGGGCCAAATACAGATCCC acaaaagaaaaaaatgtggaATCGGCAGCACCTTCATCTGATGAGGGTGTAGGTGATATAGAGAAACGTCCCATGACGTCGTCTGACACGTCAAGCAGTAGTAGCAGCTCGGAAAGTGAAACAGAAATGGAAGTGAAAAAGGAAAATGAATCTGATAACGAGAAAGAAGAAACGATGCAGAAAGAAAATCATTCATCCTCTTCGTCGAGTTCGTCTTCTTCCAGTGAAAGCGACAATGAAATAATCCCGACGCCTGATAAACCAGCACCTGTCGCAATAATACCTCTACAAAGAG CAGAAGCTAATGATTCATCATCCAGTGCAATGCATTCATTGGAAAATGGGATTACTCTTTCCCTTCGTTTGGACAATTTAA ATGATAGAAAGTCTTCAAAGACTTCATTATCGACTTCATCATCATCATCCGATTCTTCTTCCTCCTCGTCAGATGAAGAAGGAATTAAAGTCATACGGAAATACGATACTATGCCGAGCAATGGGACCGTCAATGGCGATATTGCTGTTATTTATGATCCTTTACAACACAAG GTCGTGAATATGGATAATTTTAGAACCCGGCGATATTCATCGTCTTCTAGTGGATCTGACGTGGATGAAATTGTTCCCAATCACGGAGATGAAGTAGTGGCAGGAATAATCAACGTTACAAAAGGGGAAAAGCTGACAATAAGCAAAGCTATTTCTAAAGGTCTCATCCCTGAGAAAACGGGTATGCTGTTGCTGGAAGCTCAGGCTGCAACTGGCAGTGTCGTCAATCCCAGAACAACAGTAAAGTTGTCGGTTAGCGATGCGGTGGAAAAGGGCGTGGTTGACGCAAAATACAAAGCTACCCTTTCTGCTTGTGAAGGCGCTTACTATGGCTATTTGGATCCGAGAAAAAACGAAAGCGTACCTCTATTTGAAGCGATGCGACGAGGTATATTTCCCCGAGCTCAAGGCATGCGACTTTTGGAAGCTCAGGTTGCGACTGGTGGCATTATTGATCCGTGGACAGGCATACGATACCCGCTTTCTAATGCCTTAGCAAAAGGTTTGATTGACCAAAGTACAGCTAAAGTGCTGAAGAATCCAGAGGAGCATGCTGATTTTTTCGACCCTAATACGAAACAAAGATTAAGTTACGGTAATCTCCTAAGCAAATGTATTCGCGATCTTAATACTGGGTTGAAATTTCTTTACCTGGAAGAAAAACCAACGTCAAACTTTGCTCAGTACCAGCCAGAACTACTGACATTTCGCAGCGCGTTTCGAAGGAAAGTCACGTTACAGGATCTCATTGCAGCCGGTGTTGTGAGTCAAAGAACATTGGATTCTTTCAATACTGGTGACATCAGCAGAGACGATCTTTACGAGAAACTAAAACCTTATTTGGTTGGGGATCTTCCCATTGCTGGAATATACAACCGCTCGACTCACGAG GTTCTTTCGATTTGCCAAGCTGTAAGGAGTGGTCTTCTCAGGAAAAGTACTGCTCTTGAACTGCTTGAGGCACAAGCAGCCACGGGAAACATACTTGACCCTAAAACTGGCAAACAGTTATCTGTGAGTCGTGCAATAAGCGTTGGTCTTGTCGACAGTCAGTTTGCATCATCACTAAGAAAAGCGGAGCTAGCGGTATTAGGCTACAAATCAGCAGAGAAAAATTCTACTATTTCATTGTATGAGGCAATGAAAAAAGGGCTTGTTCTTGAAATTCATGCTGTGCGACTCTTGGATGCACAAATAGCGACTGGTGGTCTCATAGATCCGGTAGGCGGATACAGAATTCCGGTATCTGTTGCAGTAAAACGAGGAATGTTGGATCAAAGATTAGCAGACGCTCTCGCTAACCCTACTCCAGAACAGAAAGGATACTATGATCCAAATACAG gCGAGAACCTAACTTATGCCGAATTACTACGAAGAACAGTTGTAGACAAAAAGAGGTATGTTGGAATGAGATTGTTACCTTTGAACGATAAAGCGCCAAACATTAGGATAATCAGCAAAGGACCGACAAGAAGCCGTAAGGTCATCATTATGAATCCACATACTAACAAACCAATGAGTCTAAAGAATGCAGTTGCAGCTGGAGTTATCGACAAGGAAACAGCCAGAAGGTTACAGGCTCAACAAGGAACATTCACTACATAA
- the LOC120331173 gene encoding uncharacterized protein LOC120331173 isoform X5 yields the protein MEPGIIAAIVILSVELIIIIVVLIYLFSRKKPPATETPKDKATVEAGKFNKDESPEKKKEIPMETKVVDENEEKKEDVKKEEPSPISEKKSEPVLNKMDTSDSSSTFESSSSEESESEPEKTEHKSKPEDKPKSDSESDSDDSKSSTQVIPVVSGLVSTVPPDGENNCDKIEQDVIGPNTDPVKETKEKNVESAAPSSDEGVGDIEKRPMTSSDTSSSSSSSESETEMEVKKENESDNEKEETMQKENHSSSSSSSSSSSESDNEIIPTPDKPAPVAIIPLQRAEANDSSSSAMHSLENGITLSLRLDNLNDRKSSKTSLSTSSSSSDSSSSSSDEEGIKVIRKYDTMPSNGTVNGDIAVIYDPLQHKVVNMDNFRTRRYSSSSSGSDVDEIVPNHGDEVVAGIINVTKGEKLTISKAISKGLIPEKTGMLLLEAQAATGSVVNPRTTVKLSVSDAVEKGVVDAKYKATLSACEGAYYGYLDPRKNESVPLFEAMRRGIFPRAQGMRLLEAQVATGGIIDPWTGIRYPLSNALAKGLIDQSTAKVLKNPEEHADFFDPNTKQRLSYGNLLSKCIRDLNTGLKFLYLEEKPTSNFAQYQPELLTFRSAFRRKVTLQDLIAAGVVSQRTLDSFNTGDISRDDLYEKLKPYLVGDLPIAGIYNRSTHEVLSICQAVRSGLLRKSTALELLEAQAATGNILDPKTGKQLSVSRAISVGLVDSQFASSLRKAELAVLGYKSAEKNSTISLYEAMKKGLVLEIHAVRLLDAQIATGGLIDPVGGYRIPVSVAVKRGMLDQRLADALANPTPEQKGYYDPNTGENLTYAELLRRTVVDKKRYVGMRLLPLNDKAPNIRIISKGPTRSRKVIIMNPHTNKPMSLKNAVAAGVIDKETARRLQAQQGTFTT from the exons ATGGAACCAGGAATAATTGCTGCAATTGTGATATTGTCTGTCGAACTTATTATCATCATCGTTGTTctgatttatttgttttcaagaaAAAAACCTCCag CTACCGAAACACCGAAAGACAAGGCCACTGTAGAAGCAGGAAAATTCAATAAAGATGAATCACCAGAAAAGAAAA AGGAAATTCCAATGGAAACCAAAGTCGTCGatgaaaatgaggaaaagaagGAAGACGTTAAAAAG GAGGAGCCTTCACCAATTTCTGAAAAGAAATCAGAACCTGTCTTGAACAAaatg gACACTTCTGACTCAAGCTCCACATTCGAATCTTCCAGCAGCGAGGAATCAGAATCCGAACCTGAAAAAACG GAACATAAATCAAAACCGGAAGACAAACCGAAGTCGGACTCCGAATCTGACTCAGATGATTCAAAATCTTCTACCCAAGTGATTCCAGTGGTATCTGGACTG GTTTCAACAGTCCCACCTGATGGAGAGAACAATTGTGATAAAATTGAACAGGATGTCATTGGGCCAAATACAGATCCCGTAAAAGAA acaaaagaaaaaaatgtggaATCGGCAGCACCTTCATCTGATGAGGGTGTAGGTGATATAGAGAAACGTCCCATGACGTCGTCTGACACGTCAAGCAGTAGTAGCAGCTCGGAAAGTGAAACAGAAATGGAAGTGAAAAAGGAAAATGAATCTGATAACGAGAAAGAAGAAACGATGCAGAAAGAAAATCATTCATCCTCTTCGTCGAGTTCGTCTTCTTCCAGTGAAAGCGACAATGAAATAATCCCGACGCCTGATAAACCAGCACCTGTCGCAATAATACCTCTACAAAGAG CAGAAGCTAATGATTCATCATCCAGTGCAATGCATTCATTGGAAAATGGGATTACTCTTTCCCTTCGTTTGGACAATTTAA ATGATAGAAAGTCTTCAAAGACTTCATTATCGACTTCATCATCATCATCCGATTCTTCTTCCTCCTCGTCAGATGAAGAAGGAATTAAAGTCATACGGAAATACGATACTATGCCGAGCAATGGGACCGTCAATGGCGATATTGCTGTTATTTATGATCCTTTACAACACAAG GTCGTGAATATGGATAATTTTAGAACCCGGCGATATTCATCGTCTTCTAGTGGATCTGACGTGGATGAAATTGTTCCCAATCACGGAGATGAAGTAGTGGCAGGAATAATCAACGTTACAAAAGGGGAAAAGCTGACAATAAGCAAAGCTATTTCTAAAGGTCTCATCCCTGAGAAAACGGGTATGCTGTTGCTGGAAGCTCAGGCTGCAACTGGCAGTGTCGTCAATCCCAGAACAACAGTAAAGTTGTCGGTTAGCGATGCGGTGGAAAAGGGCGTGGTTGACGCAAAATACAAAGCTACCCTTTCTGCTTGTGAAGGCGCTTACTATGGCTATTTGGATCCGAGAAAAAACGAAAGCGTACCTCTATTTGAAGCGATGCGACGAGGTATATTTCCCCGAGCTCAAGGCATGCGACTTTTGGAAGCTCAGGTTGCGACTGGTGGCATTATTGATCCGTGGACAGGCATACGATACCCGCTTTCTAATGCCTTAGCAAAAGGTTTGATTGACCAAAGTACAGCTAAAGTGCTGAAGAATCCAGAGGAGCATGCTGATTTTTTCGACCCTAATACGAAACAAAGATTAAGTTACGGTAATCTCCTAAGCAAATGTATTCGCGATCTTAATACTGGGTTGAAATTTCTTTACCTGGAAGAAAAACCAACGTCAAACTTTGCTCAGTACCAGCCAGAACTACTGACATTTCGCAGCGCGTTTCGAAGGAAAGTCACGTTACAGGATCTCATTGCAGCCGGTGTTGTGAGTCAAAGAACATTGGATTCTTTCAATACTGGTGACATCAGCAGAGACGATCTTTACGAGAAACTAAAACCTTATTTGGTTGGGGATCTTCCCATTGCTGGAATATACAACCGCTCGACTCACGAG GTTCTTTCGATTTGCCAAGCTGTAAGGAGTGGTCTTCTCAGGAAAAGTACTGCTCTTGAACTGCTTGAGGCACAAGCAGCCACGGGAAACATACTTGACCCTAAAACTGGCAAACAGTTATCTGTGAGTCGTGCAATAAGCGTTGGTCTTGTCGACAGTCAGTTTGCATCATCACTAAGAAAAGCGGAGCTAGCGGTATTAGGCTACAAATCAGCAGAGAAAAATTCTACTATTTCATTGTATGAGGCAATGAAAAAAGGGCTTGTTCTTGAAATTCATGCTGTGCGACTCTTGGATGCACAAATAGCGACTGGTGGTCTCATAGATCCGGTAGGCGGATACAGAATTCCGGTATCTGTTGCAGTAAAACGAGGAATGTTGGATCAAAGATTAGCAGACGCTCTCGCTAACCCTACTCCAGAACAGAAAGGATACTATGATCCAAATACAG gCGAGAACCTAACTTATGCCGAATTACTACGAAGAACAGTTGTAGACAAAAAGAGGTATGTTGGAATGAGATTGTTACCTTTGAACGATAAAGCGCCAAACATTAGGATAATCAGCAAAGGACCGACAAGAAGCCGTAAGGTCATCATTATGAATCCACATACTAACAAACCAATGAGTCTAAAGAATGCAGTTGCAGCTGGAGTTATCGACAAGGAAACAGCCAGAAGGTTACAGGCTCAACAAGGAACATTCACTACATAA